The Acinonyx jubatus isolate Ajub_Pintada_27869175 chromosome E3, VMU_Ajub_asm_v1.0, whole genome shotgun sequence genome has a window encoding:
- the DCUN1D3 gene encoding DCN1-like protein 3, giving the protein MGQCVTKCKNPSSTLGSKNGDRDPSSKSHSRRGAGHREEQPPACGKPGGDILVNGTKKAEAVTEPCQLPTSSGDAGREPKSNAEESSLQRLEELFRRYKDEREDAILEEGMERFCNDLCVDPTEFRVLLLAWKFQAATMCKFTRKEFFDGCKAISADSIDGICARFPSLLTEAKQEDKFKDLYRFTFQFGLDSEEGQRSLHREIAIALWKLVFTQNNPPVLDQWLNFLTENPSGIKGISRDTWNMFLNFTQVIGPDLSNYSEDEAWPSLFDTFVEWEMERRKREGEGRGALSSGPEGLCPEEQT; this is encoded by the exons ATGGGCCAGTGCGTCACCAAGTGCAAGAATCCCTCATCAACCCTGGGCAGCAAGAATGGAGACCGTGACCCCAGCAGCAAGTCACACAGCAGGCGGGGTGCAGGCCACCGCGAGGAACAGCCACCAGCCTGTGGCAAGCCAGGTGGGGATATCCTTGTCAATGGGACCAAGAAGGCAGAGGCTGTCACCGAACCCTGCCAGCTGCCAACGTCCTCTGGAGATGCTGGGAGGGAGCCCAAGTCCAATGCCGAGGAGTCTTCCCTGCAGAGGTTGGAAGAACTGTTCAGGCGTTACAAGGACGAGCGGGAGGATGCAATTTTGGAGGAAGGCATGGAGCGCTTTTGCAATGACTTATGTGTTGACCCCACGGAATTTCGAGTGCTGCTCTTGGCTTGGAAGTTCCAGGCTGCTACCATGTGCAAATTCACCAG GAAGGAGTTTTTTGATGGCTGCAAAGCAATAAGTGCAGACAGCATTGATGGGATCTGTGCACGGTTCCCTAGCCTCTTAACAGAAGCCAAACAAGAGGATAAATTCAAGGATCTCTACCGGTTTACATTTCAGTTTGGCCTGGACTCTGAAGAAGGGCAGCGGTCACTGCATCGGGAAATAGCCATTGCCCTGTGGAAACTAGTCTTTACCCAGAACAATCCTCCAGTATTGGACCAATGGCTAAACTTCCTAACAGAGAACCCCTCGGGGATCAAGGGCATCTCCCGGGACACTTGGAACATGTTCCTTAACTTCACTCAGGTGATTGGCCCAGACCTCAGCAACTACAGTGAAGATGAGGCCTGGCCAAGTCTCTTCGATACCTTTGTGGAGTGGGAAATGGAgcgaaggaaaagagaaggggaagggagaggtgcaCTCAGCTCAGGGCCCGAGGGCTTGTGTCCCGAGGAGCAGACTTAG